A genome region from Sander vitreus isolate 19-12246 chromosome 21, sanVit1, whole genome shotgun sequence includes the following:
- the dcxr gene encoding L-xylulose reductase, with amino-acid sequence MEISFAGKRALVTGAGKGIGRATALALARCGAKVTALTRTQADLNSLVQECASIIPVCVDLADWGATEAALQDVGPIDLLVNNAACANLQPFLDVTPDQFEQSFNVNVKAVLHVSQIVARGMKARRSGGSIVNVSSQASQCALRDHTVYCATKAALDMLTKVMALELGPHQIRVNSVNPTVVMTEMGRLGWSDPEKAKTMTSRIPLGRFAEVEDVVNSILFLLSDKSNMTNGVTLPVDGGFLAC; translated from the exons ATGGAGATTTCATTTGCAGGGAAACGAGCTCTAGTCACCggagcaggaaaag GGATCGGCCGGGCCACGGCTCTGGCTCTGGCACGCTGCGGGGCAAAGGTCACAGCGCTCACACGCACGCAGGCTGACCTCAACAGTCTGGTGCAAGAG TGTGCGTCCATCATCCCGGTGTGTGTGGACCTGGCGGACTGGGGGGCCACGGAGGCGGCCCTGCAGGATGTCGGCCCCATCGATCTGCTGGTGAATAACGCTGCCTGTGCCAATCTGCAGCCATTTCTGGATGTTACACCCGACCAGTTTGAACA GTCATTTAATGTGAACGTGAAAGCTGTGCTGCATGTCTCCCAG ATAGTGGCTCGTGGTATGAAGGCCAGGCGATCAGGAGGCTCCATCGTGAACGTGTCAAGCCAGGCCTCACAGTGTGCCCTCAGAGACCACACTGTCTACT gtgccactaAAGCAGCCCTGGACATGCTGACTAAAGTGATGGCTCTCGAGCTGGGACCCCACCAG ATCCGTGTGAACAGTGTGAACCCCACAGTGGTGATGACTGAGATGGGTCGCCTGGGCTGGAGTGACCCTGAAAAAGCCAAGACCATGACGTCCCGCATCCCTCTAGGCCGCTTCGCAG aggTGGAGGACGTTGTGAACAGTATCCTGTTCCTGCTGAGTGATAAGAGCAACATGACTAATGGAGTCACTCTGCCGGTGGACGGAGGCTTCCTGGCCTGCTGA